The Chitinophaga caeni genome segment GGGCTTTGGCAGCCTGGGACAAAAAGATGTACCACGATATTTTCGGGGTTTCGTTTACAGCCTTTGTAACCGCCATCGGTGGAGGTACCTTGCGCGATGTAATCCTGGGCATTCACCCGATCGTATGGGTCAAGGATCAATCCTATATTATTGCGATTGCCTGCGGTGTATTGGTAACCGTACTTTTCAGGAGATATTTGCTGCGCTACAGGCGTTCTCTCTTTTTATTTGATACGATCGGGATCGGTTTTTACACGATTCTCGGTGTACAAAAGTCCTTGGCTTTCGGTGTAAACCCATGGGCTGCCGTTATCATGGGCATGATGTCGGCGATTTTTGGAGGGGTAATCCGCGATACGCTGGTCAATGAGATACCGCTAATATTTTCACGTCAAATATATGCAACGGCCTGTCTTGCCGGCGCCACGTTATACATACTATTAGGATATACAGGGATTGACCCGAATATCAATACGATCATTGGTATTATCTTGATTATCAGCATCCGTTTATTCTCATTAAGAAAAGGTTGGTCATTACCTTACTTAGAAAAGGCCCGTAAATAAAAAAATACTGTTAAAATAGACCGGTATTTAAAGGCTTAATGGGTGCGTTTCAAGGTTATCTCGACTAAAAAAATTATATTTATAAGAAGCCTTGGAGTGAAAACTCCAAGGGAAAGGAATTATTCGCGAGTCTTAAACAAGGAGATAGGATTGATTACACCCGTAACCATATTAAAACAGTATTGGGGCCATCCGAAATTTCGACCGTTACAGGAAGACATTGTACAAGCGATATTAGCAGGAAAGGATACATTGGCCTTATTACCCACAGGCGGAGGCAAATCTATTTGCTTCCAGGTTCCTACCATGATGCTCAAAGGCATGTGCTTGGTCGTTTCGCCTTTGATTGCTTTGATGAAGGACCAGGTAGAGAACCTGCGTAAGAAAAATATCAGCGCAGCACATATCTATGCCGGGATGCCCTTCAACGAGGTCGAAAAGTTGATGAACCAAGCCCGGAACGGAAAGTTCAAATTTCTCTACGTTTCTCCGGAAAGGTTGCAAAGCAAGCGTTTCCTTGAATATTGCGAGGACTTGCCGGTGAAGTTAATTGCTGTCGATGAAGCGCATTGTATTTCGCAATGGGGCTATGATTTCAGGCCTGCATACTTGAAAATAGCTTCGATACGAAGTTATTTCCCCGGTACGCCCATATTGGCGTTGACAGCTACCGCGACCAAGAAAGTGAGAAAGGATATCTGTGAGAAGTTGGAAATGGCAGATCCGCAGGTATTTACAAAGAGTTTCGTTCGCTCCAATTTATCGTACAGCGTTTTGGAGGAAGCCGCCAAGATCAACAAGATCCGCGTCATGTTGGAAAGGGTGAAGGGAACGGCGGTAATATACTGCCGTAACCGCAGGCATACCAAGGAAATTGCCCAGGCGCTCGCTGCTAATGGTGTTTCTGCTGATTATTACCATGCCGGTCTTACCACCGCGGAACGCAATCACAAGCAAGAGGCCTGGATCGGTAACAGGATCAGGGTGATGGTATGTACCAACGCTTTCGGGATGGGAATCGATAAGCCTGACGTAAGGCTCGTCGTGCACGCCGATGTGCCGGATAGCCTGGAAGCATATTACCAGGAAGCTGGGAGAGCAGGGCGTGATGAACAGAAAGCATTTGCCGTATTATTGTTCACTCCGGATGACCTATCCGAAATGACGGATCGTATTCCTCTACAATTCCCTTCCAACGTGGAAATAAAGGAAGTTTACCAAGGTATAGTGAACTATTTGCAAGTACCGGTTGGTAGTGCGGAAGGTTTGTATTTTGATTTCGATATCAATGATTTCGTTAAAAAATTTGGGATTAATATTACCCTTGCATATAGCGCTATCCGCATATTGGAGCAAGAAGGAGTGATACAGTTAAGCGAAAGCATCTTGTTGCCTTCGCGGGCGGAATTCATCGTCAACAAGGACGCTTTATATGACTTCGAAGAGCAAAACCCGCAATTAGAACCGCTGACCAAGGCATTACTACGTGCATATGAAGGTATCTTTGACCAGTCAACCAAGGTGTTCGAAAGGCAACTGGCGAGAATTTTACGCACTACGGATAAAGTTGTTGTACAGCAGTTACAACAATTACATCAATTGGGTATCATTCATTATATGCCGAAGAAGGATGAGCCGCAATTGTGCTTTTTACAACCACGGGTGCCAACAGAACAATTATCGATCGATGCAGTGAGGATACAATTATTGAAGCAATCATATGAAGAGCGTGTTGCTGCAATAATTGATTATGCCCAAAACCAGGATGAATGCCGCACCCAGGCATTGGTCGCTTACTTTGGCGAAGAATCCGCCGCCCCCTGTGGCGTTTGCGATGTTTGTATTGCAAAGAAACATGCACAATTAACACCGGGAAATGTTGAAGAACTATCTAAAGAGATATTAACTCACCTAGCGGAGCCGCATACCTTTGAACAACTGAAGTCCAAAGTACAGGTAGAAATTGAAGATCATTTGCATCATACATTGATGTTCCTAGTCGCAGAAGGATTTATAGAAAGGGATGAAATGGGTGTGATGAAAAAAAAATAGGACACATCCTGCAGCCCCGGGATTCTCCCCTTGCAGGGTGGATTCGCGAATCCACCCCGCATATTGGGGGATTCCCGGCATATTGTAAATCCCGGTATATTGCAAATCCACCCCGCATATTGGGGGATCCCTGGCATATTGTAAATCCCGGTATATTGCGAATCCACCCCGCATATTGGGGGATTCCCGGCATATTGTAAATCCCGGTATATTGCAAATCCCCAGCATATTGGGGGATCCCAGGCATATTGTAAATCCCGGTATATTGCAAATCCACCCCGCATATTGGGGGATTCCCGGCATATTGTAAATCCCGGTATATTGCAAATCCCCAGCATATCGGGGAATCCCCAACATATTGCACATCCAAATTACAATTCTACAACATGCCTGGTTTCACTGCTCAGGAATCCTGCCTCGATGATTTTAATAACATTTAATCCTTCTTCGGGCGGTACCGGGTTGAGTTTACCCTCTCTTAAATGTTCATAAACACCTTGGTAGTATTCCATATAATTTCCCTTTCCTGATGGTAAATATTCTTTAACAATTTGCCCATCGATCTCGGTATGCAATAAACCCCATTCATGTGGAGATTCGGCCCCCCAATCTTCACCAACAGGCATCAAGCCTTTTAGTAAAAGTGTTTCCTGGATATCGGCTTTATGCTTGATGAATGAACCTTTACGGCCATGTAAAATATAAGCCGGCAGCGCTTCCCGGACAAGATAGCTGGATTTGATCCTTGCTCTCATGTTGGGATAATACAATAATAGTTCGAAATAATCGTCAATCACGGAGTTGTTCCTGATCATACGTACATCTCCAAACACTGCTTGCGGCATCCCGAAGAGGCTAAGCGCCTGGTCGATGATATGAGATCCCAAATCATATAACACACCTGTTCCCTTCTGTGCTACTTCTTTATGCTTTTTATGACTTAACTCTTCTTTGAACCTGTCGTAATGAAACTCCACTTCCAGTATATCACCTAATAATCCCTGCTGCACAACCTGTTTGATCATCTTGTAATCGCTGTCATACCGCCTGTTTTGATAGACGCTAATCATCAGGTTCTTAGATTTTGCTAACTCTATCAGCTCATGCCCTTCTGCTACAGTAACCGTAAACGGTTTTTCTACGACTACATTTTTACCGGCTTCCAGCGCCATCTTCGTATATGAATAATGCGTAGTATTCGGCGTATTTACCACGATTAGCTCCAAGGTTTCATCTGCCATCAATTCTTCGATGGACCTGTAAACTTTTACATACGGGTAAATTTTCCGTGCTAAATCCTTGCTTCTTTCTACGATCGCGGTAAATTCAAAGCCGGGATTGACATGCAAAAATGGTGCGTGGAAAACGGATCCGCTATGACCGAATGAACATACCCCGGTTTTAATAGGTTGTGACATCTTTTATAAAATTTATTTCAATTCAACAAAAACTGGTGCTTGATGTAGCGTTTCCTAAAACCAGCTACTTTTTTTACTGCTTTTTCCCCCTAAGCCCAGTGCGCCCAAGATACTCCGGGTAATCATATTAGTCGCCGTTCTCGTAGCCTGGCGGGCTGCGGAACTTGACAGGATGGAATCCAATAAACTTTTCTCTTCTTTTTTTCTTCCGCTGCTCCGTCTTTCTTTAGTTGCAGGAGCTTCCTCCTTGGCAGCAACTGCCAGCTTTTCGGAAAGTATCTCGTAAGCGCTTTCGTTATCAATAGTTTGATTGTATTTCTGAGTAAGTTTGGATTTGGAAATCAATGCATCGATTTCTTGTTCCGAAAGGATGTCCATCCGGGAACGGGGTGCCACCAGCATCGTGGCTGCTAATGGAGTAGGGATGCCTTTTTCATTCAAACAGGTGATCAATGCTTCCCCGGTTCCTATTTGGGTCAATAAGGTCGCGGTATCATAAAAATCTGATAAAGGGTAATTCTCTGCTGTTTCCTTGATGGTTTTCCGGTCTTTTGCAGTGAAGGCGCGCAAGGCATGTTGCACTTTTAAGCCTAACTGCCCCAGCACCGCGGCGGGAACATCCATCGGGTTCTGCGTACAGAAGAAGATGCCAACTCCCTTTGAGCGGATCAATTTAACGATGGTTTCAATTTGCTGTAGCAATGCGTCGCTGGCTTCTTGGAAGATCAGGTGCGCTTCATCAATAAACATGACCAATTTAGGCTTGTCCATATCACCTTCTTCCGGCATCGTGGCGTATAATTCTGCTAGTAAACTCAACATGAAAGTTGAAAATAACTTAGGCCTGTCCTGGATATCTGTAACGCGCAAGATGGATATCATCCCGCGACCATCTTCATTAATCCGCATCAGGTCATCTACCTCGAATGATTTTTCACCGAAAAATAAGTCGGCTCCCTGTTGTTCTAATTCGATTACTTTCCTTAGGATCGTGCCGGTGGAACTGGTAGATATTTTACCATAATCTTTTTCGAGCGTGGCTTTACCTTCATCACTGGCAAATTGCAATACTTTCTTAAAGTCTTTTAAATCCAGTAATGGCAATTGCTCATCATCACAAAATTTAAACAGCATTGCTACAAGCCCTGCCTGTGTATCGTTTAATTCCAATATTTTCGACAGTAGTACGGGGCCAAATTCACTAACGGTTGCGCGCAAACGAACACCTTTTTCATTACTGAGGCTTAATAGCTCGGTAGGGAATGATTGGGGCACAAATTCGCCGCCGATTTTTTGATATCTTTCCTGGATTTTCGGGTTATCGGAACCTTTGGCAGCGATACCACTCAGATCTCCTTTAATATCCATCAATAATACGGGAACGCTGGCATCACTTAATCCTTCGGCAATAATTTGGATCGTTTTAGTTTTGCCCGTCCCTGTTGCGCCTGCAACAAGACCGTGACGGTTCATCATCCGTAATGGTAGGTTCACGGTTGCGCCCGGAATTACCTGGCCCTCCAGCATGGCACAGCCAAGTTTAAAAGATTCGCCTTTGAAAGTATAGCCGTTTTGAATGGATTGAAGAAATGCTTCCTGGTTTGCCATATCGAAATTATTTCCTTGAAGTTATTAATAATTGCCGATATCGCATACTCAAAAAGTAGCAGAGGGGAGAGAATTACCGGAAAGTTAATCGCTAACTTCCCGGTAAAAAACGTGATTATTTTTCGATGGGTTTCGCTTGTTCGATGCTATTTTCCATCATCAGTTTTACGTTCGTAACTTTTACCAGTTCTTCTTTCAGGTAAGATAATTTTTCAGCATCGGTTTTGCCTTCCATATCGAAGTCGAACTCTTCCATCCATGTATTCATCGCGGCATTGGCGGAATCGAGTTGATTCATGGCCTGGAGTAAGGTTGGGGGAACGGGTTGTTTCAACTTCTGCAAGCTGTCGCTATTTTGACCGAGCTCTTGTTTCAAGTTGCGGATGGTAATCATCTTTCCCATGGCGGCATCGTGGATCTCCATTACTTCTTTGTTCAACATTTTCACGCTATCCGCTATTTTAGATTTTTCCGCGGCCTGGTTCCCGCCGGATTGGCAAGCCGATAAAAGTAGGCCAATGGCCAATGTTGATGTTGATAATACCCCTAATTTTTTTCTAAGCATAATGCATTGTTTTAGTACGGATGGATAAGTATCCTTCCAATTGTTGGATGAAATTTCTATAAGTTGGATAATAGGAGTTATTTATTATAGTTCTTCTTCCCGCTCCAACATTAAGATGGCGCTTTGCGGTACGATGAAATATTTATCACCTTGATACACGACTTCTGTTGCGCCGCTTACCAGGAAAATCGCTAGATCTCCTTCATGCGCTTGCAAGGGGATATATTTCACCTTTTCATCATCCTGTTTCCAAGGTTCATCTTCCGTAGGAATGGGGATAGCATAACCGGGTCCTGTTTTAATAACGTAACCCTGCTGCACTTTCTCTTTTTCTGCTACGCCGGGCGGCAAGTACAAGCCGCTTTCCGTTCTTTCGTTGGCAGATGTTGGCTTAATCAACACCCGGTCGCCCACGACGATCAATTTTTTCAGTTTGTTGTCTGTTGTGATATGCATATTCACTAGATTTCTTTACACTTAAATATCACTTAATTTAAAAGTTTCTTTAATCCTAGCTCCTTTTTCCGTTGCTTGCAATACGCCGCATTCAACGTTGGGGTCGTGCTCGAAGAATAAAATATATTCATTGGCCAAGGCCTCGTCCAAATAGCTTTTTTTCTCCTGCAAGGTAGTTAATGGAAACATATCATATGCCATGACGTATGGAATGGGGATATGTGCCACGGAAGGAATCAAATCCGCCATATACAAAATTGTTTGGCCTTTATATTCCAATTGCGGTAACATCATTGCATCTGTATGACCATTGGCATACCTGGTTTTAAAATGTTTGCTAAAAGAAGCGCCATCGTTGGTATCTACAAATTTCAATTGCCCGCTTTCCTGTATAGGCATAATATTTTCCACCAGGAAAGATGCTTTCTCACGGGCGTTTGGAACGGTAGCCCAATGCCAATGCTTTTCATTGCTCCAGTAAGTGGCATTTTTGAACGCCGGGACTAATTTATCCCCTTCACGCACAATACTACCACCGCAATGATCGAAGTGCAAATGGGTTAAAAATACGTCGGTTATATCATCTCTATGGAAGCCCGCGGCTTTTAAAGATTTATCGAGGGAATCATCTCCATGTAAATAATAATGGCTAAAAAACTTGGCATCTTGTTTATCCCCGATACCGTTATCAACTAATATCAACCTATTATCATCTTCAATTAATAAACAACGCATTGCCCAAGAGCAAAGGTTGTTTTCATCTGCCGGGTTCAACTTGTTCCACATCGTTTTCGGAACTACACCAAACATGGCGCCGCCGTCCAGCTTAAACATTCCCGTATTGATAGTATGTAGTTTCATAATTTTAATTTACCGTTACCGATTGTTTGGTACAGCTAATTTACTCTCTTTTAACAAGGCAGAAAACAGGAAAATTAAACCGATGGCAAAGTAAACAATTAATATCAATACCGCTTGGCGCATGTTGTACATATGATCTATTACCCCGAAACTTGCCATCCCCAGTACGATACCTATCTTTTCTGTAACATCGAAGTAACTGAAAAATGAGGTGGTATCTTTTGTTGGGGGAATCAACTTGGAATAAGTGGAACGGCTCAATGATTGAATGCCACCCATCACCAATCCAACCATTACGGCCAAACCGTAAAATTGGTATTCGTTGTATGTAAAATAAGCTATGACGCATACTGCCGCCCAGAATATTACCGTGAGAATCAATATTTTGAAGTTCCCGAACCGCTCCGACAAACGCGCCATCCCCCAAGCTCCCAAAACAGCTACTAATTGTATCAACACCACTGTCATGATCAACTTCTGATCTTCTAATTTTAGCTCCTTACTTCCGAAGATGGTGGCTGCCAGCATTACGGTTTGCACGCCCATGCTATAGAAGAAAAATGCCCGCAAGAAACGTTTCAGCACCGGGAGCTTCCGAACCTGTGCATAGACCTTTTTTAATTCGATAAACCCGTCTTTAAATATGTTACCATCTTGGTTACCAATAGGTTCTGATTTAGGTAGTCTCGGGAAAGTGTAAAATTGCGCGAAGGCCCACCACCAAATTCCAACCAAAAGGAATGTTACCAATACGGGCATTTCACCTTTCATTCCAAATGGCTCTAATGCCACCAAGGCGAAACCAATTAATTGCAAGATGACGCTCCCTATATAACCCAAGGAAAATCCCCTGGCGCTAACGCGGTCCCTAAGCTCTACCGGCGCAATATCGGGTAAATAGGCATTATAGAATACCAGCCCCCCACAATAACCAATGGTTGCCAGGATAAAGCAAATGACCCCGTATTCTGCCGGGCTTTCCATATTAAAGAAAAACAATGCGGCACAGGCAGTAGCGCCTATATAGCAAAAGAACCGTAAAAATTGTTTTTTATTGCCCCGGTTATCTGCTATAGAAGAAAGAATGGGAGTTAATATGGCTACCAGTAAAAAGGCGAAGGCGACGGAGTAATCGTACAGGGATGAATTTTTGAGCTGCCATCCGAAGAAGCTTACCTGGTCGCTGCCGGTAACTTTATTTCCCGTTTGAGCCAGGAAATATACCGGGAAAAAGGTCGTGGTAATAACGAGGTTATATACGGAATTGGCCCAGTCGTACATAGCCCAGCCGTTGATTACTTTCTTTTGTTCCTTATTCATAGGTGTTGCCATACAATAGTCGAAATATGATGAGAAATAACCGGTTGCATCCGGTGTTAATATTAATAAATAGGGCAGGCTTATTTATACTGGGCAATCTCGATCAACGTTTCACAAAAGCCGTATTCCTGGATATCGTTCGAACTTACGATAACCATCCTGTTCTTACAATATCTTTCTATTAATTCACGGTACAATTGAATACCGGCAGCATCGAGGTTGGTGCATGGTTCATCCAGCAATACAATAGGAACATCTGAAAAAATTGCCAGCGCTAATTTAGCCCGCTGTTTCATACCCGATGAAAAATAACGGATCTGCTTATGCCTGGCTTTTTGTAAACCTACGATTTGCATAATCTCTTGGGAAGATAATCCCGGGAGCCAGGATTTAAAACGGGTGTGAAAATCAAAACATTCCTGCAAGGAAAATTCCTCGATGAGCTCGAGGTAGGGCGCCGCGATGGAGAAGTGGTGAAAGAACCGGTCCTGGTCCAAAGATTTTGAATCAATTTGGTACAGGACCTTTCCTTCGCTTTGTTGATGATGACCGCTAATTACCTGGAGTAAGGTCGATTTCCCGGAACCGTTTGGCCCGAGGATAGCATAATGACCGTTTCCGCTGAATGATAAACTTACATTCCGGAAGATCCAGTCGTAATTATAGCGCTTTCCTACTTGGTTAAGCGAGATCGTCATTCGATTTAGTACTGTATCCTTTCATGATACCGCGGCCGGAGTCACGGATGAAAGAAAGTATTTCATCCCTTTCATCGGTTGCCGGAAATTCGGCCTCGATGATGCGGGTTGCTTTAGAAATATTATGACCTTTAACAAATATTACCCTGTAAATGTCGAGGATGTGGTTGATTTTTTCCAAGTTAAAACCCCTGCGTTTCAGTCCTACGGAGTTAACACCTACGTAGCTTAACGGCTCGCGGGCGGCCTTTACATACGGGGGTACATCTTTTCTTACCAGGGAGCCGCCGGTAATAAAGGCATGATCCCCGATTTTTACGAATTGATGCACGGCTACCATCCCGGCGAGTACCACGTTGTTACCAACTTTGATATGCCCGGCGAGGGTGGTGTTATTGGAAAAAATACAATTATCGCCCACCTCGCAATCGTGCGCGATATGGCAGTAAGCCATGATCAAGCAATTTTTACCGATGGTGGTTTTGAATTTATCCTTAGTGCCCCTGTTGATAGTTACGAACTCGCGGATAGTGGTATTGTCACCGATTTCTACGATCGTATCCTCGCCTTCAAATTTGAGGTCTTGAGGAATCGCGGAAATAACGGCTCCCGGGAAAATGCGGCAATTTTTGCCGATGCGGGCCCCTTCCATGATGGTAACATTCGATCCGATCCAGGTACCTTCACCGATCTCCACGTTTTTGTGGATTACTGTAAAAGGATCAATCTTAACATTAGGCGCTACTTTAGCGTCCGGGTGAATGTATGTAAGCGGATGAATCATTGCTCCTTATTTGCCTTCTCGTTTTATAATTTGAGCTACCAGATCAGCTTCTGTAGCCACTTTGTTTCCGATAAATACCGTACCACGCATTTCCACGATTCCCCTGCGAATAGGGCTGAGTAGCTCCATTTTCAGGATCATAGTATCGCCTGGTAATACTTTTTGTTTGAATTTACAATTGTCGATTTTCAAGAAGTATGTATCATACATTTCCGCATCCGGTAAAGGACTTAGGGCTAAGATACCGCCTACTTGCGCCAGCGCTTCAATTTGCAGCACACCGGGCATCACCGGGTTATTAGGGAAGTGACCTTGGAAGAACGATTCCGTGAAGGTAACGTTCTTAATACCGATCACTTTTTTGTGAGATAATTCGATGATTTTATCAACTAATAAGAAAGGATGACGGTGCGGTAAGAATTTTTCCATCATACGCACATCGTAGATCGGTGGTTGATTAGGATCGTACACCGGAACATCTTTCATGTGTTTATTTTTCTTGATATAAGCTTTGATCTTGCGGGCAAACTCCACGTTGGAAGCATGACCCGGCCTATTGGCGATGATATGCGCCTTAATAGGGTAGCCGATCAATGCCAAATCACCCACGATATCCAGCAACTTGTGGCGGGCCGGTTCGTTGGGGAAACGCAGCTCCACGTTGTTGAGGATGCCTTCGTTTTGCACCGCGATTTTATCACGGCCAAAAGCTTTGGCGATTGGTTTCAGCTGGTCTTCCGTCATAGGCTTATCTACCACGACGATAGCATTGTTGAGGTCACCGCCCTTGATCAGGTTGTTGGCCAACAGGTATTCTAATTCGTGCAAGAAGCAGAATGTTCTGCAAGGGGCGATTTCCTGCTTGAACTCCGACATATCTTTAAGGTTGGCATGCTGCGTACCCAATACTTGTGAATTAAAATCGATCAAGCAAGTGATCCTGTAATCCACGGAAGGGGTGGCGGTCATCTCCACCTTTTTCACCTCATCGTAATAAGTAATGTTGGTATCGATGGAATAGTAGATCTTTTGTGCGTCCTGTGCTTGGGCGCCAACTTTTTCGATCAGTTCTACAAATGGTTGGGAGCTACCGTCCATGATTGGAATTTCGGGGCCATCGAGTTCGATCAAGATATTATCGATTCCCATTCCAACAAGGGCTGCTAATAAATGTTCAACGGTACTCACGCGGGCGCCGTTATATTCAAGGGTAGTGCCCCTGGAGGTATCCACGACATAATCCACATCGGCTTTCACGATGGGTTGATCGGGTAAATCGATCCTTTGGAATTTGATCCCGAAGCCGGGGGTAGCCGGTTTAAGGGTCATATTGACGTGGGCTCCCGTATGCAAACCAACACCAGATACGGTCACTGGGGCCTTAAGTGTTTGTTGGTAAGGCAACTGTTGATGTTCCATCATAATAATTTCTATAATTCTATCCTACTAATAATGCTTAAACTCCTTGCCTTTCCGACAAAAGTTGTTTTACCATCTCCTCTAATTCTTTCACACGTTTTTCAAGGTCTGGCAAATTTCTAAAAATTGCTTGACTTTTCAGCGAACTTTTGTAATCGTAAGCCGGGGAGCCGGTTAGGGAGGCGTTTGGAGTGGTGATGGACTTACTGAGGCCGCTTTGCGCGTTGATCTTCGTACCATCAGCAATCTGGATGTGACCTACTATTCCCACCTGTCCGCCGATCACGCAGTTAACGCCGATCTTCGTACTACCGGAAACGCCCGTTTGAGCGGCGATCACGGTATTTTCACCAATTTCCACATTATGGGCTACTTGGATCAGGTTATCCAATTTAACCCCTGCTTTGATCACGGTAGATCCCATGGTCGCGCGATCTATAGTAGTGTTGGCACCGATTTCCACATCATCGTGGATATATACATTCCCGATTTGGGGTACTTTTTTATATTTTCCATCAGCCTGCGGGGCAAAACCGAAGCCATCGCCACCGATCACGCAACCCGCATGAAGGATCACCCTTTCACCTAGTACGCAATTATCGTAGACTTTCACACCTGGGAAAAGCACGGTATTGGCGCCGATCTGTACATTATCACCCAGGTAAACACCGGGATAGATCTTAACATTATCCCCCAACGATACATTTTCGCCCAGGTAGGCGAATGCGCCTATATATACATTAGAACCTACTTTCACTGATTCCGGTATAAAACTAGGCTGCTGTATGCCTACTTTATTGCCTTGCAATTGTGCATATTGTTCCAATAACGCGGCGAAACTACTATAAGCATCCTTAACACGGATTAAAGTTGCTTTCACCGGCCCTTCTAGGACAAGGTTTTCGTTCACGATCAGTATGGATGCATTCGTAGAATAAATGAAATCCTCGTATTTAGGATTGGCCACGAAGCTCAACATACCTTCGCCTGCCTCCTCGATTTTTGCAATATTGTGAACTTTAACTTCCGGATCCCCCTCTAGCTTACCTTGTAATAAGGTCGCTAATTGTAATGCGCTAAACTGCATAATTGTAATTTATATTTTTAACCACCAGGCCTTCACCGGACAATATAGATAAATTTTCTAACATGTTATTTTCTTATAAAACCTTGTTAGCCTAGATTTTTGGATGACAAATGTAGAATTTTTTTATCGGTATCGCTAAAGTATGAGTAACTAATGCATCGTCGATAGAAGAAATATCCTTTACAATACCATTTTTGAATAAGATATTGATCTTTTCATCATTTACATTATACGCTCTAACACTCGTTTCATCCGAAAATACCAGGTAATCCAAATCCTCTCCCGTTAAACCAAATTTTGCCGAAGCCTGTTCTTTTATCCCCGCAATCAATGCCGGGTCTATAGGTTGACTGCTCAATTGAACTTTAAATAATTTCCTGTTTATCAACCAGTTGCATAGTAAACTAAGCACCGGGTCACTATGGATTGTCCAGGCCTTGATGGCGCCCATAATATCATAATCGTCCAGCAGGCAGAATTGTGACAAGCAGTCCTGCTGCTCTATAAACGATTGTTTATCAATCTTTTTATATAAAAAATGGTGTAATGCCGGCGAAGCAAACAAATCGGCTCCTTCCATGGCCAATTTTTTTGCCCTTGATAAGATCTTTACGAGCATATTTTCGGCGCTCAAGACCGCTTTGTGCAAATATACTTGCCAATACATCAAACGCCGTGCTACGATGAATTTTTCTACTGAATAAATCCCCTTTTCTTCTACCATCAACTCCCCGTTGCGCACGGTGAGCATCTTTAATATCCTATCGTAACCGATAACCCCTTCTGAAACACCGGTAAAGAAGCTATCGCGGTTGAGGTAATCCATCCTGTCCACATCTAATTGGCTGGAAACCAATTGATGTAAAAAGTTTTTATGGTACCTGCCGTTAAAAATTTCAATAGCTAAATCCAGTTCGCCTTCAAATTCCTTGTTCAAGGCTTGCATTAATAGCTGGGAAATT includes the following:
- the lpxD gene encoding UDP-3-O-(3-hydroxymyristoyl)glucosamine N-acyltransferase; this encodes MQFSALQLATLLQGKLEGDPEVKVHNIAKIEEAGEGMLSFVANPKYEDFIYSTNASILIVNENLVLEGPVKATLIRVKDAYSSFAALLEQYAQLQGNKVGIQQPSFIPESVKVGSNVYIGAFAYLGENVSLGDNVKIYPGVYLGDNVQIGANTVLFPGVKVYDNCVLGERVILHAGCVIGGDGFGFAPQADGKYKKVPQIGNVYIHDDVEIGANTTIDRATMGSTVIKAGVKLDNLIQVAHNVEIGENTVIAAQTGVSGSTKIGVNCVIGGQVGIVGHIQIADGTKINAQSGLSKSITTPNASLTGSPAYDYKSSLKSQAIFRNLPDLEKRVKELEEMVKQLLSERQGV
- a CDS encoding HD domain-containing protein, encoding MVLSNRKIVNDPVYGFITIDHPLIFKIISHPYYQRLRRIHQMALAQMVYPGAVHTRFLHSLGAYHLMCNALQEIKGKGVPITDEEELASKIAILLHDIGHGPYSHALEHSLVDVGHEEISQLLMQALNKEFEGELDLAIEIFNGRYHKNFLHQLVSSQLDVDRMDYLNRDSFFTGVSEGVIGYDRILKMLTVRNGELMVEEKGIYSVEKFIVARRLMYWQVYLHKAVLSAENMLVKILSRAKKLAMEGADLFASPALHHFLYKKIDKQSFIEQQDCLSQFCLLDDYDIMGAIKAWTIHSDPVLSLLCNWLINRKLFKVQLSSQPIDPALIAGIKEQASAKFGLTGEDLDYLVFSDETSVRAYNVNDEKINILFKNGIVKDISSIDDALVTHTLAIPIKKFYICHPKI